The genomic window CGTTTGTACTCAAAACGCCGGGCGTGCCGCGTGCAGGATGTAAAGTGTATGTGGGCACGGAAGAAAAAGGGGTGCTGACAAGCGGCACCTATTCCCCGTTATTTAAGGGAATTGCCGTCGGGTATTTAACTACCGATGTGGCGCTTGGCAGCGAAGTGGAAATTGAAATCCACGGAAAACGGGCGAAGGCCGAAGTGGTCAAAACGCCTTTTTATAAAAACCGAGTTTAATTGTAAGGAGAACATTATGTATACCGAAGAAAATTGCCGTTTTTTGAAAACCCATGAATGGGCTCATGTAGAAGGCGAAATCGCCACTGTGGGTATCAGCAACCACGCACAAGAAGAAATCAGCGATATTGTGTTTGTGGAACTTCCCAAAGTGGGCGCCACGGTAACCGCCGGTCAAAACTGCTGTGTAATCGAATCCGTTAAATCCGCTTCCGAAATCTATGCTCCCGTCAGCGGGGAAATTGTGGAAGTAAACGAAGCCCTTAACGGGGATCCGGCCTTGGTAAACCGCGAACCGCACGCCGGCGGGTGGCTTTTTAAGATTAAAATGACCACTCCCGCCGAGTACGAAAACTTGCTCGATTGCGCCGCTTATAAAGCCACTATCCAAAAGTAGTTTTATGTGCTTACCC from Elusimicrobium sp. includes these protein-coding regions:
- the gcvH gene encoding glycine cleavage system protein GcvH translates to MYTEENCRFLKTHEWAHVEGEIATVGISNHAQEEISDIVFVELPKVGATVTAGQNCCVIESVKSASEIYAPVSGEIVEVNEALNGDPALVNREPHAGGWLFKIKMTTPAEYENLLDCAAYKATIQK